Part of the Kineococcus aurantiacus genome, TCGTCGCGGTGGCCCTGGCGACCCTGGGGCTGGCGTGCTGGGCGCGCCGGCGGCCCGTGGCGGCCGGTGTCCTGCTGGGGCTGGCGGTCTCGGCCCGCACCTACCCCGTCCTGCTGCTGGTCGCGATCGCCCTGCTGGCCGTCCGCACCGGCCGCCGGCGGGCCGCCGCGCTGACCGGCGGCGCGGCGGTCGCGACGTGGCTGGTGGCGAACCTGCCCGTCGCCCTGGCCCGGCCGGACGCCTGGAGCGGGTTCCTGACCTCCTTCTTCGACCAGCGCGCCGGGTACGGGTCGCCGTGGGTGCTGCCCCAGCTGCTGCAGCAGGCCGTGCAGGCCCAGGACACCTCCGGGCTGCCGGGGCCTGCCGTCGTGGTGCTCACCGTCGGCGCGTGGGTCGTGTGGACGCTGCTCGTGACGGTCTTTACGCTGTGGGCCCCGCGCCGCCCGCGGCTCGTGCAGGTCGCGTTCCTGCTGGTGGCGGGCTTCTGCGTGCTGGGCGCCGCCTTCCCGCCGCAGGCGTCGCTGTGGCTGCTGCCGCTGGCCGTGCTGGCGGTCCCGCGCTGGCGCGACCACCTGCTGTGGTGGGGCGCCGAGGCCGCCTACTTCGCGGCCGTGTGGCTGTACATCGCGGGGCAGACGAACACCGACCGGGCCCTGCCGCCGGAGCTGTACGCCCTGCTGCTGCTCGTGCGGCTCGCGGCCGTGGCCTGGCTCGTGGTGTGCGTGGTGCGCGACGTGCGGCGCCCCGCCGACGACCCGGTCCGCGCCACCGACGGCCTCGACGACCCCTCCGGCGGCGACTTCGACCGGGCCCCGGACGCCCTCGTGGTGCGCGTCGCCTGAGGGTGCACAGGCCCGCGCGGGGGCCGGGTCTGTGGACGGCGGGCCCCGCCCGGGCGGCCGGGCGTCCCCGGCGCGGCAGAGTGTGCCCCGGAGGGCCGGTAGACTCGTCGGGTTCCCCGTCCGTCCGCGGCTCCCCGCGGGTGTGCCGGGGACGCGCACCGAGACCCTCCTGCCACGGAGAGACCGTGGCCGCCTGAGACCGAAGGAGGTGGGGAATGAGCGCGCGTCAGTACGAGCTCATGGTGATCCTCGACGCGGAGCTGGAAGAGCGGACGGTCGCCCCGTCCCTCGAGCGCTTCCTCAACGTGGTTCGCCAGGGTGGTGGCGAGGTCGGCAAGGTCGACATCTGGGGCCGCCGCCGGCTCTCCTACGACATCAAGAAGAAGTCCGAGGGCATCTACGCCGTCGTCGAGCTCAACACCGAGCCCGCCGTGGCGCAGGAGCTGGACCGCCAGCTGAACCTCAACGAGAGCGTCCTGCGCACCAAGCTGCTGCGAGCCGAGGCTGCCTGATGGCGGGTGAGACCGTCATCACGCTGATCGGGAACCTCACGAACGACCCCGAGCTGCGCTTCACCCCCTCCGGCGCCGCGGTGGCCAACTTCACGGTCGCCTCGACGCCCCGCACGTTCGACCGCCAGTCGAACGAGTGGAAGGACGGCGAGACGCTGTTCATGCGCTGCGCGATCTGGCGCGAGGCGGCGGAGAACGTCGCCGAGTCCCTGACGCGCGGCACCCGGGTCGTCGTGACCGGCCGGTTGCAGTCCCGCACCTTCGACACGAAGGAAGGCGAGAAGCGCACCGTCATCGAGATGCAGGTCGACGAGGTCGGCCCGTCGCTGCGCTACGCGACCGCGAAGGTCAACAAGACC contains:
- a CDS encoding glycosyltransferase 87 family protein; the protein is MSTRTPDTPDVPAAPVPPVPPTAVDPVARAGSEFLGGPAGRRLGADGPWWARALPVAVLLSAVATAVGAVSKHHCRAQGWNTPDQFVHACYSDLPVVYTSSGLAGGSGPFADGVTLDQPPLTAVLAWLVGRLAPHEVTTAAQRSYFDLAAVLLTVAAVALAVAVGSLTGPRRGWDALLLAVSPVLVLSGLLSFDLVAVALATLGLACWARRRPVAAGVLLGLAVSARTYPVLLLVAIALLAVRTGRRRAAALTGGAAVATWLVANLPVALARPDAWSGFLTSFFDQRAGYGSPWVLPQLLQQAVQAQDTSGLPGPAVVVLTVGAWVVWTLLVTVFTLWAPRRPRLVQVAFLLVAGFCVLGAAFPPQASLWLLPLAVLAVPRWRDHLLWWGAEAAYFAAVWLYIAGQTNTDRALPPELYALLLLVRLAAVAWLVVCVVRDVRRPADDPVRATDGLDDPSGGDFDRAPDALVVRVA
- the rpsF gene encoding 30S ribosomal protein S6; protein product: MSARQYELMVILDAELEERTVAPSLERFLNVVRQGGGEVGKVDIWGRRRLSYDIKKKSEGIYAVVELNTEPAVAQELDRQLNLNESVLRTKLLRAEAA
- a CDS encoding single-stranded DNA-binding protein, translating into MAGETVITLIGNLTNDPELRFTPSGAAVANFTVASTPRTFDRQSNEWKDGETLFMRCAIWREAAENVAESLTRGTRVVVTGRLQSRTFDTKEGEKRTVIEMQVDEVGPSLRYATAKVNKTSRGGGGGGGFSGGGNGGGNAGGGGGWGGGSGGGAPQQQDDPWATGPSAGGSSGGGWGGASNDDPPF